In Mycobacterium sp. Aquia_216, a genomic segment contains:
- a CDS encoding Fur family transcriptional regulator — MTGTSVRSTRQRAAISTLLETLDDFRSAQELHDELRRGGENIGLTTVYRTLQSMASAGMVDTLRTDTGESVYRRCSEHHHHHLVCRHCGSTIEVGDHEVEEWASQVAAKHGYSDVSHTIEIFGMCSDCAR; from the coding sequence ATGACAGGAACCAGCGTCCGGTCCACCCGCCAGCGGGCGGCGATTTCCACCCTGCTCGAGACGCTCGACGATTTCCGCTCGGCCCAGGAACTGCACGACGAGCTGCGCCGCGGCGGCGAGAACATCGGGCTGACCACCGTCTACCGAACGCTGCAGTCCATGGCGTCGGCGGGAATGGTCGACACACTGCGCACCGACACCGGAGAGTCGGTCTACCGCCGGTGCTCCGAACACCATCACCATCATCTGGTGTGCCGCCACTGCGGGTCCACGATCGAAGTCGGTGACCACGAGGTCGAGGAGTGGGCGTCGCAGGTGGCCGCCAAGCATGGTTATTCCGATGTCAGCCACACCATAGAGATCTTCGGGATGTGCTCGGACTGCGCCCGCTGA
- a CDS encoding decaprenyl diphosphate synthase, whose protein sequence is MKSKDYLAFPQLPAASDDYPTFPDRSTWPVAFPELPPAPGGGPSRPPQHTSKAVAPRIPADRLPNHVAIVMDGNGRWATQQGLTRTDGHKAGEAVVIDVVCGAIEIGIKWLSLYAFSTENWKRSPEEVRFLMGFNRDVVRMRRVNLKAIGVKIRWVGSRPRLWRSVINELAIAEEMTKGNDVITVNYCVNYGGRAEIAEATREIARLAAAGRLNPERVTETTVAHHLQRPDIPDVDLFLRTSGEQRSSNFMLWQAAYAEFIFQDKLWPDYDRRDLWAACVEYADRNRRFGSA, encoded by the coding sequence CTGAAGTCCAAGGACTACCTGGCCTTCCCGCAACTGCCCGCCGCGTCCGACGACTACCCGACATTTCCCGACAGGTCGACATGGCCGGTGGCGTTCCCCGAGCTGCCGCCCGCTCCCGGCGGCGGCCCGAGCCGGCCACCACAGCACACGTCGAAGGCGGTCGCGCCGCGGATCCCGGCGGATCGACTGCCGAACCACGTGGCCATCGTGATGGACGGCAATGGCCGCTGGGCTACCCAACAGGGATTGACCCGTACCGACGGCCACAAGGCGGGCGAGGCGGTCGTCATCGACGTCGTGTGTGGGGCAATCGAAATCGGGATCAAGTGGCTGAGCCTTTACGCCTTCTCCACCGAAAACTGGAAGCGGTCCCCAGAGGAGGTCCGCTTCCTGATGGGATTCAACCGCGACGTGGTCCGGATGCGTCGGGTGAACCTCAAGGCGATAGGGGTCAAGATCCGGTGGGTGGGGTCACGGCCGCGCCTGTGGCGCAGCGTGATCAATGAATTGGCGATTGCGGAGGAGATGACGAAGGGCAACGACGTCATCACCGTCAACTACTGCGTCAACTACGGTGGCCGCGCCGAAATCGCGGAAGCTACAAGGGAAATCGCGCGCCTGGCCGCTGCCGGCCGGCTCAACCCTGAGCGCGTCACCGAGACGACGGTGGCGCATCACCTGCAACGGCCCGACATCCCGGACGTGGATCTATTTCTGCGGACCTCGGGGGAGCAGCGCTCCAGCAATTTCATGCTGTGGCAGGCGGCCTACGCCGAATTCATCTTTCAGGACAAGCTGTGGCCCGATTACGACCGTCGCGACCTGTGGGCCGCGTGCGTTGAATACGCGGACCGCAACCGACGGTTTGGGAGCGCCTAA